From a region of the Falco peregrinus isolate bFalPer1 chromosome 5, bFalPer1.pri, whole genome shotgun sequence genome:
- the LOC129784630 gene encoding U3 small nucleolar RNA-interacting protein 2-like: MAAAAAGGRRGKAPRGAAGRRRLRTVAPAAERKPRVPARRPGDEEVSSDSEPESPSVPRRRREVAEEEVEETPQEKKLRLAKLYLEQLRQYEEERAAEEEEEEEAAQPADLIGDRLKEDVLEQRGRLQRLLAKDVQPPDPASIRVLRGHQLPVTCLVISPDDRFIFSASKDGSLIKCEVESGKRLCVVPGGKKGTEEQHRGHASHVLCMAISSDGKYLATGDRNKLIMIWDAATCKRLHIYTGHHDAISGLSFRKGTHQLYSASHDRCVKVWDVAENAYVETLFGHQDVITGLDSLSRECCVTAGGRDGTVRLWKIPEESQLVFYGHQGSIDCIQLINEEHMVSGADDGSVALWGMTKKKPLALAQQAHGMQDAQGLQQPYWISAVAALRNSDLLATGSHSDSVKLWKCGEGFRKLEPLLDIPLVGFVNSLKFSAAGDFLVAGQTPLARVPAKG; this comes from the exons atggcggcggcggcggcgggcggccggaGGGGCAAGGCTCCGCgtggggcggcggggcggcggcggctgcggaCGGTG GCGCCGGCCGCCGAGAGGAAGCCGCGGGTACCGGCCCGGCGGCCCGGCGACGAGGAGGTGTCCAGCGACTCCGAGCCAGAGAG TCCGTCGGTGCCGCGGCGGCGCAGGGAGGTggcggaggaggaggtggaggagacGCCGCAGGAGAAGAAGCTGCGTCTGGCCAAGCTGTACCTGGAgcagctccgtcagtacg AGGAGGAGCGGGcggcagaggaggaggaggaggaggaggcggcgcaGCCGGCAGATCTCATCGGCGACCGGCTGAAGGAGGACGTG CTTGAGCAGAGGGGCCGGCTGCAGCGCCTGCTCGCCAAGGAC gtGCAGCCTCCAGATCCAGCCAGCATCCGTGTGCTGCGGGGGCACCAGCTGCCCGTCACCTGCCTGGTCATCTCTCCAGATGACAGGTTCATCTTTTCTGCTTCCAAGGATGGCTCCCTCATCAAAT GTGAGGTCGAGAGTGGGAAAAGGCTGTGTGTGGTGCCCGGGGGGAAGAAGGGCACcgaggagcagcacagggggcaTGCATCCCACGTCCTCTGCATGGCCATCTCGTCGGATGGCAAGTACCTG GCCACGGGAGACCGGAACAAGCTCATCATGATCTGGGATGCAGCCACCTGCAAGCGCCTGCACATCTACACTGGGCACCATGATGCCATCTCG GGTTTGTCCTTCCGGAAGGGCACGCACCAGCTTTACAGCGCCTCCCACGACCGCTGCGTCAAGGTCTGGGATGTGGCAGAGAATGCATACGTGGAGACACT cttCGGGCACCAGGATGTCATCACAGGGCTGGACAGCCTGAGCCGGGAGTGCTGTGTGACGGCGGGGGGACGGGACGGCACTGTGCGGCTCTGGAAGATCCCCGAGGAGTCGCAGCTCGTGTTTTATGGGCACCA GGGCTCCATTGACTGTATCCAGCTCATCAATGAGGAGCACATGGTGTCCGGCGCCGATGACGG CTCTGTAGCCCTCTGGGGCATGACGAAGAAGAAGCCACTGGCACTGGCCCAGCAGGCACACGGCATGCAGGATGCCCAGGGCTTGCAGCAGCCTTACTGGATCTCAGCGGTGGCTGCCCTGCGCAACAGTGACCTCCTGGCTACAG GCTCCCACAGCGACAGTGTGAAGCTCTGGAAGTGTGGTGAGGGATTTCGGAAGCTGGAGCCCCTCTTGGACATCCCCTTG GTGGGTTTTGTCAACAGCCTGAAGTTCTCGGCAGCTGGTGACTTCCTGGTGGCCGGCCAGACTCCCCTCGCCCGGGTTCCAGCCAAGGGATGA